From Dechloromonas sp. A34:
GCCGCTGGCCTTGGGCGGTTTTTTGGTGCTCGCCACCTGTGGCCTGCTCGCCTGGCCGATTGCCCGGCTGCTTGGCGTGCAGCCGAAAACCCTGGTGCCGCCGATGCTGTTCAACAACTCGGGCAACATCGGACTGCCGCTGGCCGTACTCGCTTGGGGCGAAGAGGCACTGGCGGCCGCGGTCATCCTGTTCATGGTCGAGAACACGCTGCATTTTTCCTTCGGTGCCCGCCTGCTCGACCCGAAGACGCGGATCCTGACGCTGTGGCGCATCCCGGTGGTTGCTGCGGCTATAGTCGGCCTGGCGGTTGCCGTGCTGAAAATCCCCGTCTGGCAGCCGGCGGTGATCGCCATCAAGATGCTGGGCGACGTCTCGGTGCCCTTGCTGCTCTTCTCGCTCGGCGTGCGGATGACGGATGTCAGCTTCGGCGAATGGAAACTGGCGGTGGGCAGCGCCCTGCTGCGACCGCTGGCCGGGATGGCCATCGCCTACGGAGTGATCCTGCTGCTCGGCCTGTCCGGCCGCGATGCGGCCATGTTGCTAGTCTTCGGCGCGCTGCCGCCGGCCGTGCTCAACTTCCTGTTCGCCGAGCGCTACAAGCAGGAGCCGGAGCGGGTAGCGTCAATCGTGCTGATCGGCAACCTGGCCGCCCTGGTTTTCCTGCCGCTGGCCTTGGCGATGGTCCTATGAGCCGCCGAAACGGTTGATCTGTCGCCGGTCGCGCTTGGTCGGGCGACCATGCAGATCGGCCGCCGGATCGACGACCAGTTGGTGGGTTTCGCGCTGTACTTCGCGGGCGGCGACACTTGCTGCGCTTTCCTCGTAGAGCAGCCGCGCCTCGGAGGCCGGCCCGCGTTTTTCGGATAGCCCTCTGACCGTCACTTCCCAGCGTGTTTCGCCATTGGCAATGTCCAGGCGATCATCGACCTTGACCTCGCGCGCCGCTTTGACGCGGCAGCCGTTGTGCTGAACCTTGCCGCCATTGATCGCATCGCAGGCCAGGGTGCGCGTCTTGAAGAAACGCGCCGCCCACAGCCATTTGTCGAGGCGCATCGCGGCCCTACTGAGGCAACAGGCTTTCGCCGGCGTAGAGTTGCTCGACGGTTTCGCGCTGACGGATGACGAAGACCTGGTCGCCGTCGACCATCACCTCGACCGCGCGCGGCCGGGTGTTGTAGTTGGAACTCATCGCCATGCCATAGGCGCCGGCCGACATCACGGCCAGCAGGTCGCCGGGTTCGATGTCCAGGGGGCGGGCCTGTCCGAGAAAATCGCCGGTCTCGCAGACCGGGCCGACGACGTCATAAGTGTGGGGTTCGCCCTGGCGCGGCACGACGGGCAGGATGTCGTGCCAGGCTTCGTAAAGCGCCGGGCGCATCAGGTCGTTCATGGCGGCGTCGATGATGGCAAAACTCTTGCCTTCACCCGGCTTCAGGAATTCGACGCGGGTCAGCAGCAGGCCGGCATTGCCGACCAGGCGACGACCGGGTTCGAGCACCACTTTCAGTCCGCGCCCGAGCAGTTTGTCGAGCAGCGGTGTCAGGTAGGAGGCGACGGTCGGCTGTTCCTGGTCATCGCGATACTTGATGCCGAGACCGCCGCCGAGGTCGAGGTGATGAATCGCGATGCCTTCGCCGCTCAACTGGTCGAGCAGGACCAGAATACGTTCCAGGGCCTCGACGAAGGGGGCGGGGTCGAGCAATTGCGAGCCGATATGGCAGTCGATGCCGGCGACCTCAATGTTCGGCAAGGCGGCAGCGCGGCGGTAGAGCGCCAGAGCGTCGTCGTAGGCGACGCCGAACTTGGCCTCCTTGAGACCGGTCGAGATGTACGGGTGCGTCTTCGGGTCGACGTTGGGATTGACGCGCAGGCTGACCGGCGCCTTCTTGCCGCACTGGCCGGCCACGTCGTTGAGGCGTTCGAGTTCGGGGGCGGATTCGACGTTGAAGCAGAAAATGCCGGCGTCCAGCGCCTGTTTCATTTCGGCCGCGGTCTTGCCGACGCCGGAGAAGACGACTTTTTGCGGATCGGCGCCGGCAGCCAGGACGCGCTGCAACTCACCGCCGGACACAATGTCGAAACCTGCTCCGAGGCGGGCGAAGACATTCAGAATGGCCAAATTGGAATTGGCTTTGACGGCGTAGCAGACCAGCGCATCCTTACCCGCCGGATGGCTGCCGAGGACGTCCTGGAATTCGTGCAGGGAAGATTCCAGCGCGGCGCGCGAATAAACATAGGCCGGCGTGCCGAATTGTGCGGCAATGCCGGGCAGGGCAAAGCCTTCGGCGTACAGGACGCCGTCTTTCAAGGTAAATGAGCTCATTGGGGGCTAGATTTGAGGTCCGTGCTAACATCGCCGGCACTTGGCCGCGGCGCAGGCTTGGCCGCTTTCGGACTGCCGAGCAGGGGTTCCGGCGCAGCGCCAGGTGGCAACTCAAGCGGGCCTTTCATGCCACAGGCGGCAAGGCTGAAACTTAGCAAAACTGCGGCAATTCTGGACATTGGCGACGGGTTTGTCAGCAAAGAGCGGGATGTTAGCACACGATGGATGACAAGGAATTCAACGGCTTGGCCGATGCCGCGCTGGCCAGGATCGAAGCGGCGTTGGAGGCCAGCGAGGCCGATATCGATTTTGAACTGGCCGCCGGCGGCGTTCTGGAAATCGAGTTCGCCGATCGCAGCAAAATTATCGTCAACCGCCATGGCATCGCCCATGAAATATGGGTCGCCGCCCGTGCCGGCGGCTTCCACTTCCGCTGGGATGGCAGCGGCTGGCGGGATACTCGCGACGGCACAGAACTGATGGAGAAGTTGTCAAGTCTCGCCAGTCAGCAGGCCGGAGAGTCTATCTCCTTGGTCTGATCAGTCGCTGGGCGGGCTGCTCAGGTCAGGTTTTGGCTCTGGTATCGCCGCCTCATCTTCTGGCGGTCGCTCCTTTTCGGCATTCTCGGCGTAGATATAGCTACGCTCACGCCCCTCGCCGATGCTGATCAAGCCCTCAGGGGGCGTCGGT
This genomic window contains:
- the lptM gene encoding LPS translocon maturation chaperone LptM — encoded protein: MSRIAAVLLSFSLAACGMKGPLELPPGAAPEPLLGSPKAAKPAPRPSAGDVSTDLKSSPQ
- the cyaY gene encoding iron donor protein CyaY produces the protein MDDKEFNGLADAALARIEAALEASEADIDFELAAGGVLEIEFADRSKIIVNRHGIAHEIWVAARAGGFHFRWDGSGWRDTRDGTELMEKLSSLASQQAGESISLV
- a CDS encoding RNA-binding S4 domain-containing protein; its protein translation is MRLDKWLWAARFFKTRTLACDAINGGKVQHNGCRVKAAREVKVDDRLDIANGETRWEVTVRGLSEKRGPASEARLLYEESAASVAAREVQRETHQLVVDPAADLHGRPTKRDRRQINRFGGS
- the lysA gene encoding diaminopimelate decarboxylase → MSSFTLKDGVLYAEGFALPGIAAQFGTPAYVYSRAALESSLHEFQDVLGSHPAGKDALVCYAVKANSNLAILNVFARLGAGFDIVSGGELQRVLAAGADPQKVVFSGVGKTAAEMKQALDAGIFCFNVESAPELERLNDVAGQCGKKAPVSLRVNPNVDPKTHPYISTGLKEAKFGVAYDDALALYRRAAALPNIEVAGIDCHIGSQLLDPAPFVEALERILVLLDQLSGEGIAIHHLDLGGGLGIKYRDDQEQPTVASYLTPLLDKLLGRGLKVVLEPGRRLVGNAGLLLTRVEFLKPGEGKSFAIIDAAMNDLMRPALYEAWHDILPVVPRQGEPHTYDVVGPVCETGDFLGQARPLDIEPGDLLAVMSAGAYGMAMSSNYNTRPRAVEVMVDGDQVFVIRQRETVEQLYAGESLLPQ
- a CDS encoding AEC family transporter, which produces MTFRLVAILFPIFGIVAAGYFYARHHKPEMAVANRLNMDVFVPALVFAAMAGKSFDLAAYAPLALGGFLVLATCGLLAWPIARLLGVQPKTLVPPMLFNNSGNIGLPLAVLAWGEEALAAAVILFMVENTLHFSFGARLLDPKTRILTLWRIPVVAAAIVGLAVAVLKIPVWQPAVIAIKMLGDVSVPLLLFSLGVRMTDVSFGEWKLAVGSALLRPLAGMAIAYGVILLLGLSGRDAAMLLVFGALPPAVLNFLFAERYKQEPERVASIVLIGNLAALVFLPLALAMVL